In the genome of Oceaniferula marina, one region contains:
- a CDS encoding NAD(P)/FAD-dependent oxidoreductase — MNAKHSEPVIIVGAGIIGLCTAWHCLRAGMRVSVIDRAPSESDVSGCSYGNAGMVVPSHFIPLAAPGIIGKGIKWLADPEGPFFIRPRASLDLMRWGRLFTSHATDKHVMASRELLRDLNLASRRLFLDMAKQIGIPVEQRGLLMLCRTEKGMEEEAEVAKMARELGVDAELCSPQRLTELDSKIQMDVVGGVWFKQDCHLDPAAFLSALRRELESMGAEMIYDAEVSGLDRQGDGQVSLKGAVVPPGSQILLCCGVWTDGLLKTMGKRMPMQAGKGYSLTLKSPREQPQLCSILAEAKVAVTPMGERLRFAGTMEICGADLSVNSRRIRGIVRSACEYFPSFSEEDFQDTPAWAGLRPCSPDGLPYIGRVAGCSNLTVATGHSMMGLSMGPVTGQLVMESMLGRPPLMDIQKLDPMRFD, encoded by the coding sequence ACTGCCTGAGGGCAGGGATGCGCGTCAGTGTGATTGACCGGGCCCCATCTGAGTCTGATGTTTCCGGTTGCTCATACGGAAATGCCGGTATGGTGGTCCCCAGCCATTTTATCCCTTTGGCTGCACCGGGAATCATCGGTAAGGGGATCAAGTGGCTTGCCGACCCTGAGGGTCCGTTTTTTATTCGGCCACGAGCAAGTCTCGACCTGATGCGCTGGGGGAGGCTGTTTACTTCTCATGCAACGGATAAACATGTGATGGCGAGCCGCGAGTTGTTGCGGGATCTGAATTTGGCGAGCCGCCGCCTGTTTCTTGACATGGCAAAACAAATCGGAATCCCTGTGGAGCAACGTGGATTGCTGATGCTGTGTCGGACGGAAAAAGGCATGGAGGAAGAGGCTGAAGTGGCGAAAATGGCGCGTGAGCTTGGAGTGGATGCCGAACTGTGTTCACCCCAGCGCTTGACGGAGTTGGATTCAAAGATCCAGATGGACGTTGTTGGTGGGGTCTGGTTCAAGCAGGATTGCCACCTCGACCCTGCTGCGTTTTTGTCCGCCCTGCGTCGTGAGCTTGAGTCCATGGGGGCAGAGATGATCTACGATGCCGAAGTCTCGGGTCTGGATCGGCAGGGGGATGGTCAGGTTTCCTTGAAGGGTGCGGTTGTGCCTCCGGGCAGTCAAATCCTCTTGTGCTGCGGTGTCTGGACCGATGGTCTGCTAAAAACGATGGGGAAGCGCATGCCCATGCAAGCCGGCAAAGGGTACTCGCTCACATTGAAGTCCCCCAGGGAGCAGCCACAATTGTGCTCGATTTTAGCGGAGGCGAAGGTGGCGGTAACTCCCATGGGTGAGCGGCTTCGATTCGCCGGAACCATGGAAATCTGTGGAGCGGATTTGAGTGTTAATTCCCGCCGAATTCGTGGCATTGTCCGCTCCGCTTGTGAATATTTCCCCTCATTCTCAGAAGAAGATTTTCAAGACACCCCAGCATGGGCAGGCCTTCGTCCATGTTCTCCGGATGGACTTCCATATATTGGGCGTGTTGCAGGATGTTCCAATCTGACGGTGGCAACCGGCCACTCGATGATGGGGCTGAGTATGGGGCCCGTGACCGGGCAGCTGGTCATGGAATCGATGCTTGGCCGTCCTCCTCTGATGGATATTCAAAAGTTGGATCCCATGCGATTTGATTGA